The following proteins are encoded in a genomic region of Ailuropoda melanoleuca isolate Jingjing chromosome 10, ASM200744v2, whole genome shotgun sequence:
- the MTRES1 gene encoding mitochondrial transcription rescue factor 1 encodes MALTGVRLPASVLRKPDAWIGLWGSLQGTPSYKLCASWNRYLYFSGTQLNTSSCKTFLHNFFSLRLPGLLISPEYIFPLSVRLKSNISSKKSTKKTLQKTEDEEDSEDESDREMSEREEELEDDPTVIKDYKDLEKVVQSFRYDVILKTGLDVGRNKVEDAFYKGELRLNGEKLWKKSRTVKVGDTLDLLIGEDKEAETETVMRVLLKNVLEEKTESEKYRVVLRRWKKLKLPKKSMSK; translated from the exons ATGGCTCTGACCGGTGTCAGATTGCCTGCCAGTGTTTTGAGAAAGCCAGATGCCTGGATTGGACTCTGGGGATCGCTGCAAGGGACACCTTCCTATAaactctgtgcttcctggaaTCGATACTTATATTTTTCTGGTACCCAGTTAAACACATCAAGTTGTAAAACATTTCTCCATAACTTTTTCTCACTGAGACTCCCAGGGCTTTTAATATCTCCAGAATATATTTTCCCACTTTCCGTAAGACTTAAAAGTAATATAAGCTCTAAAAAGTCCACTAAGAAGACTCTGCAAAAAACTGAGGATGAAGAGGACTCTGAAGACGAGAGTGATCGTGAGATGAGTGAGCgcgaggaggagctggaggatgACCCCACTGTGATCAAAGACTATAAAGATCTGGAGAAAGTAGTGCAGTCTTTTCGGTATGATGTTATCCTAAAGACAGGCCTAGATGTGGGGAGAAA caAAGTGGAAGATGCATTCTACAAAGGTGAACTCAGgctgaatggggaaaaattaTGGAAGAAGAGCAGAACG gtGAAAGTGGGAGATACATTGGATCTTCTAATTGGAGAGGataaagaagcagaaacagagacAGTGATGAGGGTTCTCCTGAAAAATGTGTTGGAGGAGAAAACGGAAAGTGAAAAGTACAGAGTGGTGTTACGCCGGTGGAAAAAGTTAAAGTTGCCTAAAAAGAGTATGTCGAAATAA